From the Psychrobacillus sp. FSL K6-4046 genome, one window contains:
- a CDS encoding TraB/GumN family protein, with translation MSEANITRLEVDGKEIILIGTAHVSRLSAEQVKEVIEKEKPDSVCIELDEQRYQSITDNNKWKETDIFKIIKEKKATLLLMNLAISSFQNRMAKQFDIKPGQEMIQGIESAKENGAELVLADRNIQITFSRIWHNLGWLGKSQLLTSVFYSIFSKDTISEEELENMKSQDTLNAVLAEFTESFPRLKTPLIDERDQFLAQKIKEAPGKKVVAVLGAAHVPGITKEIYKHQDLEGLSAVPPKSILPKIIGWSLPILLIALVAYTFIANPTAGWDQAWSWIIWTGSMAAIGAIVALGHPLAIVTAFIVAPITALHPILASGWFSGLVQAYMKRPTIGDFERLSEDVFTIKGFWKNKVTRVLLVLVLTNLFGSLGTIIGGADVIRVFFKNL, from the coding sequence ATGTCGGAAGCAAATATAACTCGTTTAGAGGTCGATGGCAAGGAAATTATTTTGATTGGTACTGCTCACGTTTCAAGGTTAAGTGCTGAGCAGGTAAAAGAAGTGATCGAAAAAGAAAAACCGGATTCCGTGTGTATAGAGTTGGACGAACAGAGATATCAATCTATTACAGATAATAACAAATGGAAAGAGACAGATATTTTTAAAATCATAAAAGAGAAGAAAGCGACATTGCTATTGATGAACTTAGCTATTTCTTCCTTTCAAAACCGTATGGCGAAGCAGTTTGATATTAAACCCGGTCAGGAAATGATACAAGGGATAGAGAGTGCAAAAGAAAATGGGGCAGAACTTGTACTAGCGGATCGTAATATCCAAATAACATTTTCACGTATCTGGCATAATCTTGGTTGGCTTGGTAAGTCTCAGCTCTTAACGTCAGTATTTTATAGCATTTTTAGTAAAGATACCATTTCAGAAGAAGAGCTAGAGAATATGAAGTCACAAGACACTCTAAATGCAGTGCTTGCAGAATTCACAGAGTCATTTCCAAGGTTGAAAACACCATTAATCGATGAAAGAGACCAGTTTTTAGCTCAAAAGATTAAGGAAGCTCCAGGGAAAAAAGTTGTAGCAGTTTTAGGGGCAGCTCATGTTCCAGGGATTACAAAAGAAATCTACAAGCATCAAGATTTAGAAGGACTATCAGCTGTCCCTCCGAAATCTATTTTACCTAAAATCATTGGATGGTCCTTGCCTATCCTTTTAATCGCTTTGGTTGCTTATACTTTTATAGCTAATCCTACGGCAGGATGGGACCAGGCATGGAGCTGGATTATTTGGACGGGATCCATGGCGGCAATAGGAGCAATTGTAGCATTAGGTCATCCTTTAGCTATAGTTACAGCCTTTATCGTGGCACCAATAACCGCATTGCACCCTATATTAGCCTCTGGTTGGTTTTCAGGATTAGTGCAGGCTTATATGAAACGACCAACAATAGGGGATTTTGAAAGGCTGTCAGAAGATGTATTTACGATAAAAGGGTTCTGGAAAAATAAGGTGACCAGAGTCTTGCTAGTTTTAGTGTTAACTAACCTGTTTGGTTCTCTCGGTACAATTATCGGTGGTGCTGATGTCATCAGAGTATTCTTTAAAAACCTGTAA
- a CDS encoding heme oxygenase, with product MIIVTNRIKTKPGFAERMAPNFTKPSPLQEMEGFVKVEVTITQGTTEYDEMNVNMYWENEESFQAWKNSDLFKAAHKRPEPGSEEASKESPLLGSELIISKVASTVGAISN from the coding sequence ATGATTATCGTTACGAATCGTATTAAAACAAAACCAGGATTTGCAGAAAGAATGGCTCCAAACTTTACAAAACCAAGTCCACTTCAAGAAATGGAAGGCTTCGTAAAAGTAGAGGTTACTATTACACAGGGTACCACTGAATATGATGAAATGAATGTCAATATGTATTGGGAAAACGAAGAAAGTTTCCAAGCATGGAAAAATAGCGACCTCTTCAAGGCAGCACATAAACGACCAGAACCAGGTTCTGAAGAAGCATCGAAAGAATCTCCACTATTAGGTAGTGAGTTAATCATTTCTAAAGTTGCTTCTACTGTTGGAGCAATTTCCAACTAA
- a CDS encoding GNAT family N-acetyltransferase, which translates to MVAFNVIKKDQEYWLADQIKMNQSKEVYWAELKTLLAAWESNQVNYLSLLMDAEYEEQLLNEGFHKVSSVVEYTRTLEERFILDSSIFVQSLSDSLMTDEEFAKLYDECRSGSANKNNLFSIDQIMEAFLNELGPNWRNHCHIFYKAKEPLGISIPHIEDGTTEEGRLFYFGVTPEHRGKGFGKVLHLYSLELLKNMHATYYVGSTDENNEYMIRIFKANGCLLRDKKGIYRIDK; encoded by the coding sequence ATGGTTGCTTTTAACGTCATAAAAAAAGACCAGGAATACTGGCTTGCCGATCAAATAAAAATGAATCAATCTAAAGAAGTATATTGGGCAGAACTAAAAACCCTTTTAGCAGCTTGGGAAAGCAATCAGGTAAATTATCTGTCGCTTCTGATGGATGCGGAGTATGAGGAACAATTATTAAATGAAGGTTTTCATAAGGTTTCTTCCGTGGTGGAATATACAAGAACACTAGAGGAACGCTTTATTTTAGATAGCTCTATTTTTGTGCAATCTCTTTCGGATAGCTTAATGACAGATGAGGAATTCGCCAAACTATATGATGAATGTCGAAGCGGATCGGCGAACAAAAATAATTTGTTCTCTATTGATCAAATCATGGAAGCCTTCTTAAATGAGTTAGGTCCTAACTGGCGTAACCATTGTCATATCTTCTATAAAGCAAAAGAACCTTTGGGTATCAGCATTCCTCATATAGAAGACGGAACAACTGAGGAAGGTAGGTTGTTTTACTTTGGAGTAACTCCAGAGCATAGAGGTAAAGGTTTCGGTAAGGTACTTCACTTATATTCATTAGAGCTTTTAAAGAATATGCATGCGACATATTATGTAGGTAGTACAGATGAGAACAATGAATACATGATTCGGATTTTTAAAGCCAATGGATGCTTATTAAGGGATAAAAAAGGAATCTATCGTATCGATAAATAA
- a CDS encoding sensor domain-containing diguanylate cyclase, protein MEERLDLAPCGYVTISQEGMLIDMNKTFLQMIGFSFDDLSQKHIETIMSKTNQFIFHTYFYPYIRLYGHMEELFLSLQHKDGQSIPVLLNGKKATREGADVIDCVLVSMGKRIGYEQEIRLAKKQLEEAFREKELALSKLEELHEEIEEKQEKLLELNSKLEKLAITDKLTGLKNRRYFHIKLEEMIIQYEQKGQAFSLCLIDIDHFKQVNDTWGHTMGDQVLEQLAKIADLTVRPVDTLLRYGGEEFIVLLPFTNAQQAKNQGERLRQEIEAADWVIGEVTISMGIATYTSEDTHASVVEKADQALYYSKRNGRNRITHIDDL, encoded by the coding sequence ATGGAGGAACGTTTGGATTTGGCACCTTGTGGCTATGTCACTATTAGTCAAGAAGGTATGCTAATTGATATGAATAAAACCTTTCTTCAAATGATAGGGTTTTCCTTTGACGATCTTTCTCAAAAACATATAGAAACAATCATGTCTAAAACGAATCAGTTTATATTCCATACTTATTTTTATCCTTATATACGATTATATGGGCATATGGAAGAGTTATTTCTTAGTCTACAGCATAAGGATGGGCAGAGCATTCCTGTGTTGTTAAACGGGAAAAAAGCTACTCGAGAGGGTGCAGATGTAATTGACTGTGTATTAGTTTCAATGGGAAAAAGAATAGGATATGAACAGGAAATTAGGTTAGCAAAAAAGCAATTAGAGGAAGCATTTCGAGAAAAAGAACTGGCTCTTTCTAAATTAGAAGAGCTTCATGAGGAAATAGAGGAAAAGCAAGAAAAGCTACTTGAACTCAATAGCAAGCTAGAGAAATTAGCTATAACTGATAAATTGACTGGTTTAAAAAACCGTCGTTATTTTCATATCAAGCTAGAAGAGATGATCATTCAATACGAGCAAAAAGGACAGGCTTTTTCCTTATGCTTAATTGATATCGATCATTTTAAGCAAGTGAACGATACTTGGGGTCATACAATGGGAGATCAAGTGCTAGAGCAACTAGCAAAAATAGCAGACTTAACAGTACGTCCAGTGGATACATTACTTAGATACGGAGGAGAGGAGTTTATCGTTCTTCTCCCGTTTACTAATGCACAACAGGCTAAAAACCAGGGAGAACGTTTAAGGCAGGAAATAGAAGCAGCAGATTGGGTTATAGGTGAAGTGACGATAAGTATGGGGATAGCAACATATACATCCGAAGACACGCATGCAAGCGTGGTAGAGAAGGCTGACCAAGCGTTATATTATTCCAAGCGAAATGGTAGAAACAGAATTACGCATATAGACGATTTATAA